The following are encoded together in the Oceanobacillus zhaokaii genome:
- a CDS encoding glucose 1-dehydrogenase — translation MGKLENKIAIVTGAAQGMGESHARTLLKEGAKVVITDLNSTKGKALAEELGENVLFVKQDVTKEEEWKKVISETESTFGPINILVNNAGISFNKTFEECTLDDYMKIVNINQVSVFLGMKYVQPSMAKANGGSIINISSINGIVGGAVGYTDSKFAVRGITKAGALEFSKDNIRVNSIHPGVVETPMVTEGDSYEIVKEYAKTIPLGRMAKPQDISDLVLFLASEDSRYSTGSEFIVDGGITAQ, via the coding sequence ATGGGCAAATTAGAAAATAAAATTGCAATTGTAACTGGTGCAGCACAAGGTATGGGTGAATCACATGCACGTACATTGTTGAAAGAAGGCGCTAAAGTTGTCATCACTGATTTGAACAGTACTAAAGGAAAGGCGCTGGCTGAGGAACTCGGTGAAAATGTTTTGTTTGTCAAACAGGATGTAACTAAAGAAGAAGAGTGGAAAAAAGTAATTAGTGAAACAGAATCCACTTTTGGACCAATAAATATATTGGTGAATAATGCTGGAATTAGTTTTAATAAAACATTTGAAGAATGCACACTCGATGACTACATGAAAATTGTTAATATCAACCAAGTATCCGTGTTTTTAGGAATGAAATATGTACAACCATCAATGGCAAAGGCAAATGGAGGATCTATTATCAACATTTCATCGATTAATGGAATAGTAGGGGGCGCTGTAGGATACACAGATTCAAAATTTGCAGTGCGCGGCATTACAAAAGCAGGAGCATTAGAGTTCTCAAAAGATAATATCCGAGTAAATTCTATCCATCCAGGAGTTGTTGAAACACCAATGGTAACAGAAGGTGACTCCTATGAAATTGTCAAAGAATATGCAAAAACAATACCACTTGGACGAATGGCAAAGCCGCAAGATATTTCAGATCTAGTATTATTCCTTGCTTCTGAAGATTCAAGATATTCAACAGGATCAGAATTTATTGTTGATGGCGGAATAACAGCTCAATAA
- a CDS encoding sigma-54 interaction domain-containing protein: MSHSIKVKEELLQQIPDYIYGGLEFSSDGILIADSNANILYINPAYEEISGLKESDILGKNLEELLAENAFNESASLKVLETKQSISLIHRYISGRTALTTAAPIYNGEKEIIGVICNTRNIESLIKLKKELEKVNLITQRYSQELQLLRKEHFSAKGLIYKSEAMKETLKLASTAAKFDSTILITGESGTGKEVLSNFIYQNSNRKDKPFIRVNCAAIPKDLFESELFGYMPGAFTGASNSGKAGMFELANTGTILLDEVGELTMPIQSKLLRVIQEKEVYRIGGTKPIKLDVRIIASTNRNLQEEIRNNSFREDLYFRLNVFPITIPPLRKRLEDITEMIHYFMKNLNSKYNKNVIMSEELLDALAKYSWPGNVRELQNIVEYMFIMNERDEIGFEQLPDKILNEHVLMDEYKHAEENKGKLEYLMEVYEKIILQSALSKHTSLRKAAKALGIDPSTLSRKIKKYNLET; the protein is encoded by the coding sequence TTGAGTCATTCAATAAAAGTTAAAGAAGAATTACTGCAGCAAATACCAGACTATATATATGGAGGTTTGGAGTTTTCCTCAGATGGTATATTAATAGCAGATAGTAATGCAAATATCCTCTATATCAATCCAGCTTACGAGGAAATATCTGGCCTGAAAGAATCAGATATTCTGGGGAAAAATTTAGAAGAACTTTTAGCAGAAAATGCCTTCAATGAATCCGCATCCTTAAAAGTGTTAGAAACAAAACAGTCCATATCATTAATCCATCGATATATATCTGGCAGAACCGCGCTTACAACAGCAGCTCCTATCTATAACGGAGAAAAGGAAATCATCGGCGTCATCTGCAATACTAGAAATATCGAAAGTTTAATCAAACTAAAAAAAGAACTGGAAAAGGTAAATCTGATAACACAACGCTACTCTCAAGAATTGCAGCTGTTAAGAAAGGAACATTTCTCCGCAAAAGGACTGATATACAAAAGCGAGGCAATGAAGGAGACGTTAAAGCTTGCCTCTACTGCAGCTAAATTTGATAGTACAATCCTTATCACTGGAGAGTCTGGGACAGGAAAGGAAGTCCTGAGCAACTTTATTTATCAAAATAGTAATCGAAAAGATAAGCCCTTTATTAGAGTTAACTGTGCAGCGATACCTAAGGATTTATTTGAATCCGAACTCTTTGGCTACATGCCCGGAGCCTTCACAGGCGCATCCAATTCTGGAAAGGCCGGTATGTTTGAACTAGCCAATACTGGGACGATTCTTTTGGATGAGGTTGGCGAACTCACAATGCCGATTCAATCCAAATTACTAAGAGTGATTCAAGAAAAAGAGGTTTATCGAATTGGTGGCACGAAGCCTATCAAGCTAGATGTAAGAATCATCGCTTCAACAAATAGAAATCTTCAGGAAGAGATTAGAAATAATTCTTTTAGAGAAGATCTGTATTTCCGGCTAAATGTATTTCCAATCACGATTCCTCCCCTCAGGAAACGTCTAGAGGATATAACCGAGATGATTCATTACTTTATGAAGAATCTTAACAGCAAATACAATAAAAATGTCATCATGTCCGAAGAGCTTTTAGATGCACTTGCAAAGTACTCTTGGCCGGGAAATGTAAGAGAACTGCAAAATATAGTGGAATACATGTTTATTATGAACGAAAGAGATGAAATCGGCTTTGAACAGCTGCCAGATAAGATTCTTAATGAACATGTGCTGATGGATGAATATAAACACGCGGAAGAAAATAAGGGGAAATTAGAATATTTGATGGAGGTCTATGAAAAAATTATCTTGCAATCTGCATTAAGTAAGCATACTTCCTTGAGAAAAGCAGCAAAAGCGCTAGGTATAGACCCTTCTACTCTTTCCAGAAAAATAAAGAAATATAATCTTGAAACTTAA
- a CDS encoding MFS transporter: MALSKKQSTFALLALAISAFAIGTTEFISVGLLPLIANDLQISVTTAGLTVSLYALGVTFGAPILTSITSSMSRKHLLLWIMVIFIIGNSIAAFSTSIGMLLVARVISAFSHGIFMSIGSTIAADLVPENRRASAISIMFTGLTVATVTGVPLGTFIGQQFGWRMAFIIIVGIGIIAFIANSILVPSNLRKGTRTTFRNQFKLVTNGRLLLLFTITILGYGGTFVVFTYLSPILQEITGFKEGTVAAILLLYGIAIAIGNTVGGKLSNHNPIRALFYMFIVQAVILCILMFTAPFKIAGLITIFLMGALAFMNVPGLQVYAVMLAERFVPSGVDVASAINIAAFNAGIALGSYLGGIITDSIGLIHTTWVGALMVLIAAILAGWSTILERKDQKDSKLNGAVS; this comes from the coding sequence GTGGCTTTAAGTAAAAAACAAAGTACATTCGCACTATTAGCCTTAGCTATAAGTGCATTTGCAATAGGAACAACAGAATTTATCAGTGTAGGTCTATTACCATTAATTGCGAATGATTTACAAATTTCGGTTACGACAGCTGGATTAACGGTCTCGTTATATGCGTTGGGCGTAACATTTGGAGCACCAATACTAACGTCGATTACGTCCAGTATGTCGCGTAAGCATTTGCTGCTCTGGATCATGGTTATTTTTATAATCGGGAATAGTATCGCTGCCTTCTCCACAAGCATTGGCATGTTGCTCGTTGCTCGTGTTATTTCTGCCTTTTCACACGGGATTTTCATGTCGATTGGCTCCACCATTGCGGCAGATTTAGTACCCGAAAACAGAAGAGCCAGCGCCATCTCCATTATGTTCACAGGACTAACAGTAGCTACCGTAACAGGTGTACCACTGGGAACATTCATTGGACAACAGTTTGGCTGGAGAATGGCTTTCATTATCATCGTTGGCATCGGAATTATTGCCTTCATTGCGAATAGCATTCTAGTCCCATCTAATTTACGAAAAGGTACTCGTACAACGTTTCGCAATCAATTCAAATTAGTGACAAATGGCCGCTTATTACTTTTATTTACGATTACTATCTTAGGCTATGGAGGAACATTCGTTGTCTTTACCTATTTATCTCCCATACTGCAGGAAATAACAGGATTTAAAGAAGGAACGGTTGCGGCCATTCTCCTTTTATACGGGATTGCGATTGCTATTGGCAATACAGTCGGTGGCAAGCTATCGAATCACAATCCGATTCGCGCACTATTTTATATGTTTATTGTTCAAGCAGTAATCCTATGTATCCTGATGTTTACAGCACCATTTAAAATTGCAGGATTGATTACGATTTTCTTAATGGGTGCACTAGCTTTTATGAATGTACCGGGCCTGCAAGTATACGCGGTTATGCTTGCAGAACGATTTGTACCTTCTGGAGTAGATGTGGCTTCTGCTATCAATATTGCTGCATTTAACGCAGGGATTGCCCTTGGTTCCTACTTAGGCGGGATTATTACAGACTCAATTGGACTCATTCATACTACCTGGGTGGGTGCGCTAATGGTACTAATTGCTGCCATTCTAGCAGGTTGGAGTACAATCCTTGAAAGAAAAGATCAAAAGGACAGCAAATTAAATGGGGCAGTATCCTAA
- the hydA gene encoding dihydropyrimidinase, with translation MRLLIKNGNILSTEGEYKSDIYVEGEKIVAIGKDLDYEADEIVDATGKYVFPGGVDEHVHYGSFGTLDFNTSNAPVVGGTTTIVDFPNQIEGKSIKDSVNAANEKAKDVAMVDYAFHGMVMYPTEDLFDEILTLPDAGISTIKFFMAYKGTPYMVNDDWIFRALQVAKEAGVTVFLHAENGELVSLLQKQLVSEGKTDPIYHAASRPPIVEAEATRRAIYMAELADSPLFFVHVSTKESMEAIRDAYESGLSIYGETCTHYLTLTEESLAKPNFEGAKYVCSPALRKEEHVDALWQAVQKGWLKAVGSDHAANVGGFEVDKKKGIDDFTKIPNGCPSAQDRLALLWTYGVETKKITKEKFVELFATNPAKIVGLYPEKGQIAIGSDADIVIYDPEYRGKITVEHSYHQSDYNTFEGMDMIGRPEKVFLRGQLTAENGKFVGRKGQGKYIKAKPYGLCYDEFKEKEAVDEYAANNLSLQGSVKL, from the coding sequence ATGCGTTTATTGATCAAAAATGGAAACATTCTATCTACTGAAGGCGAATATAAGTCAGATATCTACGTCGAAGGGGAGAAAATCGTAGCAATCGGTAAGGATTTAGATTATGAAGCTGACGAAATAGTAGATGCCACAGGAAAATACGTATTTCCTGGTGGAGTCGATGAGCATGTTCACTACGGATCATTTGGAACATTGGATTTTAACACGAGTAATGCACCGGTTGTCGGCGGAACGACAACTATCGTTGATTTTCCAAACCAGATAGAGGGAAAGAGTATTAAGGATTCTGTAAATGCAGCTAATGAAAAGGCGAAAGACGTTGCCATGGTTGATTATGCTTTTCATGGGATGGTCATGTATCCAACAGAAGACCTTTTTGATGAAATCTTAACACTTCCAGATGCAGGGATATCGACTATAAAGTTTTTTATGGCATATAAAGGAACGCCATACATGGTCAATGACGATTGGATATTCAGAGCGCTGCAGGTTGCTAAAGAAGCTGGAGTAACTGTTTTTCTTCATGCTGAAAACGGTGAATTGGTTAGTTTGCTGCAAAAGCAGCTTGTAAGCGAAGGAAAAACAGACCCTATCTATCATGCAGCTTCCAGACCGCCAATCGTTGAGGCAGAGGCAACAAGAAGAGCTATTTATATGGCGGAGCTTGCAGATTCTCCTTTATTTTTTGTTCACGTATCAACAAAGGAATCGATGGAAGCAATCAGAGATGCCTATGAATCAGGGCTGTCTATATACGGCGAAACCTGTACCCACTATCTCACGCTTACAGAAGAATCCCTGGCAAAACCAAACTTTGAAGGAGCAAAATATGTGTGCTCTCCTGCACTTAGAAAAGAGGAGCATGTAGATGCACTTTGGCAAGCGGTTCAAAAAGGATGGCTGAAGGCAGTCGGCTCAGATCATGCAGCAAATGTCGGCGGTTTTGAAGTGGATAAGAAGAAAGGAATCGATGACTTCACGAAAATCCCAAATGGATGCCCGAGCGCTCAAGATCGGCTTGCCCTGCTATGGACTTATGGTGTAGAAACGAAGAAAATAACGAAAGAAAAGTTTGTTGAACTCTTTGCTACGAATCCAGCGAAGATTGTTGGTCTCTACCCTGAAAAAGGTCAAATAGCAATTGGTTCCGATGCAGATATCGTGATTTATGATCCAGAGTATCGAGGAAAGATAACAGTGGAACATAGCTATCATCAAAGTGATTATAATACCTTTGAGGGCATGGATATGATCGGCAGACCTGAAAAAGTATTTCTTCGTGGACAGCTGACAGCTGAAAATGGCAAATTTGTCGGAAGAAAAGGACAAGGTAAATACATCAAGGCCAAGCCATATGGTTTATGCTACGATGAATTTAAAGAAAAAGAAGCTGTAGATGAATATGCAGCAAACAATTTGTCCCTTCAAGGTTCTGTTAAATTATAA
- a CDS encoding winged helix-turn-helix transcriptional regulator → MKKKYNISVEATLEVIGGKWKCVILCHLTHGKKRTSELKRLMPNITQKMLTQQLRELEADGVINRIVYNQVPPKVEYELSEYGWSLQGILDSLCNWGEMHIIKVYGDTTGVLEENVLNEHLK, encoded by the coding sequence ATGAAGAAGAAGTACAATATTTCTGTAGAAGCGACGTTAGAAGTAATCGGAGGAAAGTGGAAATGTGTGATTCTGTGTCACCTGACACATGGCAAGAAGCGTACGAGTGAATTGAAACGCCTTATGCCAAATATTACACAGAAGATGTTAACACAGCAGTTACGTGAATTAGAGGCAGATGGCGTGATTAATCGAATTGTGTATAATCAAGTCCCACCAAAAGTGGAGTACGAACTAAGTGAATATGGCTGGAGCTTGCAAGGTATCTTAGATTCACTTTGCAATTGGGGAGAAATGCACATTATCAAAGTGTATGGCGATACAACGGGAGTCTTGGAGGAAAACGTTCTGAATGAGCATTTGAAATAG
- the codB gene encoding cytosine permease — protein sequence MSKVDKEFALQAVPQANRNGFWKILAVMLSLSFFSASMLSGGTLGTGLSFVQFIWIVLAGNLLLGLYTGALAHIAAKTGLSTHLLARYAFGEKGSYISSFLLASTQVGWFGVGLAMFAVPVAKATGANVYLLIAIFGLLMTVSAIFGMRTLTILGFVAVPAIAIFGSYSMVDAAEVAGGIQGLFAYEPTQAISVGLALTICIGSFISAGTLTPDFARFAKTSRSVVSANIIAFFLGNSLMFLFGAVGAMAFGKADISDVMFLQGLMVPAIIVLGLNIWTTNDSALYASGLGFSNITKLPKHKVVVFNGIIGTITAMWLYNNFVGFLTILGTALPSIGAIILADYFILNRGKYQPFETMKFKAVNWGAIAAWAGGVVIANFAPGIPPINSLLGTAIIYVVVMKCVPQRQVSLTQIKDKGEIIGDY from the coding sequence ATGTCAAAAGTAGATAAAGAATTCGCATTGCAGGCAGTGCCACAGGCAAATAGAAACGGGTTTTGGAAGATTCTTGCGGTGATGCTCTCCCTTAGCTTCTTCTCAGCTAGTATGTTGTCTGGTGGGACGCTCGGAACGGGATTGTCGTTTGTGCAGTTTATTTGGATTGTGTTAGCAGGTAATTTATTACTTGGGCTTTATACAGGTGCATTAGCTCATATTGCAGCAAAGACAGGGTTATCCACTCATTTATTAGCACGATATGCATTTGGTGAAAAAGGGTCTTATATTTCTTCATTTTTACTAGCATCAACGCAAGTAGGCTGGTTTGGTGTCGGACTTGCAATGTTTGCAGTCCCTGTTGCAAAAGCGACTGGAGCCAATGTTTATCTATTAATTGCGATTTTTGGTTTGTTGATGACTGTATCAGCTATTTTCGGGATGAGGACCCTAACCATTTTAGGGTTTGTCGCAGTTCCGGCAATTGCAATCTTCGGTAGTTATTCAATGGTTGATGCAGCAGAGGTAGCTGGGGGAATTCAAGGATTGTTCGCTTATGAACCGACACAGGCAATTAGTGTTGGACTAGCACTAACGATTTGTATCGGATCTTTTATTAGCGCTGGTACGCTTACGCCTGACTTTGCCCGTTTTGCGAAGACATCACGTTCTGTAGTAAGTGCTAATATTATCGCATTCTTTCTTGGAAACTCACTTATGTTTTTATTCGGTGCAGTTGGCGCGATGGCTTTCGGTAAAGCTGATATATCGGATGTGATGTTTCTGCAAGGGTTAATGGTCCCGGCAATTATTGTTCTCGGATTAAACATTTGGACAACGAATGATAGTGCGTTATATGCATCAGGACTGGGATTCTCAAATATTACGAAGCTGCCAAAACATAAAGTTGTTGTTTTCAACGGAATTATTGGAACAATTACGGCGATGTGGCTTTATAACAATTTTGTTGGATTCCTGACGATTTTAGGCACTGCATTACCGTCAATTGGAGCAATTATATTAGCAGACTACTTTATTCTAAACCGCGGGAAATATCAACCGTTCGAAACGATGAAATTTAAAGCAGTCAATTGGGGCGCTATAGCAGCATGGGCAGGAGGAGTCGTGATTGCTAATTTCGCACCTGGCATCCCGCCAATTAATTCCCTTTTAGGAACAGCAATTATTTATGTCGTTGTGATGAAATGTGTGCCACAAAGACAAGTATCATTAACTCAAATAAAAGATAAGGGTGAGATAATCGGTGATTATTAA
- a CDS encoding SDR family NAD(P)-dependent oxidoreductase: MRLKDKVAIITGAAGAQGAAEAKLFAKEGAKVVVTDMNEAGLHQVVEEIKAAGGKAIGLVHDVTSSEDWDKVVEETVKEFDSIHILVNNAGITGKIQQTIEEMTREEFEKVMAINAIGPFLGTKAVIEELKKVEAASIVNISSLSGMYGIGNPAYNSSKGALRLLTKNVALDYAKYNIRVNSVHPGSVETPMIKEALDSNGGEGRKMALSMIPLNFIGQPEDIANAVLFLASDESRYITGTELVLDGGTLLQ, translated from the coding sequence ATGAGATTAAAAGATAAAGTTGCAATCATCACAGGTGCGGCCGGTGCACAAGGGGCAGCAGAAGCTAAGCTTTTTGCCAAAGAAGGGGCAAAAGTCGTTGTGACAGATATGAATGAGGCGGGTCTTCATCAGGTAGTGGAAGAAATAAAAGCAGCAGGTGGGAAAGCGATAGGTCTTGTCCACGATGTAACATCTAGTGAAGATTGGGATAAAGTAGTTGAAGAGACTGTAAAAGAATTTGATTCCATCCATATTTTAGTAAATAACGCTGGAATCACTGGGAAGATCCAACAAACAATAGAAGAAATGACAAGAGAAGAGTTTGAAAAAGTAATGGCCATTAATGCAATCGGTCCATTTTTAGGAACAAAAGCAGTCATAGAAGAATTGAAGAAAGTCGAGGCTGCAAGTATAGTGAACATTTCTTCCCTTTCAGGTATGTATGGGATAGGCAATCCCGCATATAACTCTTCCAAAGGTGCTTTGAGATTACTTACAAAAAACGTCGCACTCGATTATGCGAAGTATAATATCCGCGTGAATTCTGTTCATCCGGGTTCAGTTGAAACACCAATGATTAAAGAGGCATTGGATTCAAATGGCGGTGAGGGGCGAAAAATGGCTTTAAGCATGATTCCCCTAAATTTCATTGGACAACCAGAAGATATAGCCAATGCTGTTCTGTTTTTAGCAAGTGACGAATCTCGTTATATTACAGGTACGGAGTTAGTCCTTGATGGCGGTACTTTATTACAGTAA
- a CDS encoding TetR/AcrR family transcriptional regulator, with amino-acid sequence MTVIDPRQVRSIKKLQEAYLSLLLSGHHQLTIRQLCQEANVTRPTFYNNYSNILDLRKQLHEEILHDLNKSLTIINPKPIDAFTENELPENMVNLFKHISENKKAYEVLLLHRPDSLFINDVKNILRKYIVEGMKYASSKEQEMTVKIPFAVSFITGAYYESIIWWLQNNYRYSPKEMAKLLLKISLYGPFERES; translated from the coding sequence ATGACTGTGATTGATCCAAGACAAGTACGTTCGATAAAGAAACTGCAAGAAGCCTATTTGTCATTATTATTAAGCGGCCATCACCAATTAACGATTCGACAATTGTGTCAGGAAGCAAATGTTACAAGGCCTACATTTTATAACAATTACTCCAATATCCTCGATTTAAGAAAACAACTACACGAGGAAATATTACATGATTTAAACAAGTCGTTAACGATTATCAACCCGAAGCCAATCGATGCATTTACAGAAAATGAATTACCCGAAAACATGGTGAACCTTTTCAAACATATATCTGAAAATAAGAAAGCGTACGAAGTACTACTATTACACCGACCTGATTCACTATTCATTAATGATGTCAAGAATATCCTTCGAAAATATATTGTGGAAGGGATGAAGTACGCATCATCTAAAGAACAAGAAATGACGGTTAAAATCCCTTTTGCCGTTTCATTTATCACCGGTGCTTATTATGAAAGCATTATCTGGTGGTTACAGAATAACTACAGATATTCACCTAAAGAAATGGCAAAGCTTTTATTGAAGATTTCTTTGTATGGCCCTTTTGAAAGAGAGAGTTAA
- a CDS encoding cytosine deaminase, translating into MIIKNATLRGKDGLWHFIIEGGKINNITQTLGDVAGKEVIDVEGSLVLPPFIEPHIHLDTTLTAGEPEWNKSGTLFEGIQRWAQRKETLTAEDVKTRSKTALKWQIAQGIQHVRTHVDVTDPDLTALKAMLEVKEEMAPFVDIQLVAFPQEGILSYPNGAELLEESLKMGADVVGGIPHFEFTREYGVDSLKIAFDLAEKYDRLVDIHCDEIDDEQSRFVEVVAAEAYKRGLGTRTTASHTTAMGSYNDAYTYKLFRLLKLSNINFVSNPLVNIHLQGRFDTYPKRRGLTRVKELQEAGLNVCFGHDDIFDPWYPLGTGNMLQVLHMGIHASQLMGYDEIVNSIDLITKNSAKTLNIDSDYGIEEGKAANFIVLSAENEYEAIRKQATVRYSFRNGKIIAETKPSEATITLNQVEEKIDFNR; encoded by the coding sequence GTGATTATTAAAAACGCAACGCTTAGAGGAAAAGATGGCCTCTGGCACTTTATCATAGAAGGTGGCAAAATAAATAATATTACACAAACACTAGGGGATGTGGCTGGAAAGGAAGTCATCGATGTTGAGGGCTCCCTTGTCCTCCCGCCTTTTATTGAGCCGCATATCCATTTAGATACAACCTTAACAGCAGGGGAACCAGAGTGGAATAAAAGTGGCACCTTGTTTGAAGGAATCCAGCGCTGGGCACAACGAAAGGAAACGCTAACGGCAGAAGATGTCAAAACAAGATCGAAAACAGCATTAAAATGGCAAATTGCTCAAGGGATTCAGCATGTCCGTACACATGTAGATGTAACAGATCCAGACTTAACTGCATTGAAGGCAATGCTCGAAGTGAAAGAAGAGATGGCTCCATTTGTAGATATTCAGCTTGTTGCTTTTCCTCAAGAAGGGATTTTATCCTATCCTAATGGCGCAGAGCTGCTTGAAGAATCATTGAAAATGGGAGCGGATGTAGTCGGAGGCATTCCTCATTTTGAATTTACAAGAGAATACGGAGTGGATTCGTTAAAAATCGCTTTCGACCTCGCGGAGAAATACGATCGGTTAGTTGACATCCATTGTGATGAAATTGATGATGAACAGTCTCGATTTGTAGAAGTTGTAGCGGCAGAAGCTTACAAACGTGGATTAGGCACTCGTACAACAGCAAGCCATACAACGGCAATGGGCTCGTATAATGATGCATACACGTATAAATTATTCCGCCTGTTAAAGCTTTCGAACATCAATTTTGTATCAAATCCGCTTGTGAATATTCACCTTCAAGGAAGATTTGATACGTATCCGAAGCGAAGAGGTTTAACAAGGGTAAAAGAACTGCAGGAAGCTGGATTAAATGTTTGCTTTGGCCATGATGATATCTTTGACCCATGGTACCCACTGGGAACAGGGAATATGCTGCAAGTATTGCATATGGGAATCCATGCTTCACAACTAATGGGCTATGACGAAATTGTAAATTCCATTGATTTGATCACAAAAAATAGTGCCAAAACGTTAAATATTGATTCGGATTACGGAATCGAAGAAGGGAAAGCTGCCAACTTTATTGTCTTGTCTGCTGAAAATGAATATGAGGCGATACGCAAGCAAGCGACAGTAAGATATTCCTTCAGAAATGGCAAGATTATTGCGGAGACAAAGCCGAGTGAAGCAACGATAACGTTAAATCAAGTTGAAGAGAAGATTGATTTTAATAGATAG
- a CDS encoding isochorismatase family protein, producing the protein MSEKYRDNQGNYEFDQELLEKAFAEARKIYKERGFQKRMGFGKAPAITTVDMAKAWMSEGHPFTCNNNDEICANALKVLEAGRNAGVPIFHTTTGYVGKEQWDLPRWNEKIPMDKLEIDSEWMEIDPKLKPRPEEPVIHKKYASNFFGTHLAQTLVKLGVDTLIVMGATACACVRHTVMDSTGYGFKTIVPEGTIGDRVPGVVEWNLFDMDAKFADVLSVDEVVEYLNRIDDSVYNSHKAKQVTQLT; encoded by the coding sequence ATGAGTGAAAAGTACAGAGACAATCAAGGGAATTATGAATTTGACCAGGAATTATTAGAAAAGGCGTTTGCTGAGGCAAGAAAAATTTATAAGGAAAGAGGATTTCAAAAGAGAATGGGCTTTGGTAAAGCGCCAGCCATTACTACAGTCGATATGGCTAAGGCCTGGATGAGTGAAGGACACCCATTTACTTGTAACAACAATGATGAAATTTGTGCCAATGCTTTAAAAGTATTGGAAGCAGGGAGAAATGCTGGTGTTCCAATATTCCACACTACGACAGGCTATGTAGGAAAAGAGCAATGGGACTTACCTAGATGGAACGAAAAAATTCCAATGGATAAATTAGAAATTGACTCTGAATGGATGGAAATCGATCCGAAGCTTAAGCCTAGACCAGAAGAGCCAGTGATCCATAAAAAGTATGCAAGTAATTTCTTTGGCACACATTTGGCACAAACATTAGTGAAGCTTGGAGTAGATACACTAATCGTTATGGGAGCAACAGCTTGTGCTTGTGTGAGACATACTGTAATGGATTCTACTGGATACGGGTTTAAAACAATTGTACCAGAAGGAACGATTGGCGATAGAGTTCCAGGTGTTGTTGAATGGAATCTGTTCGATATGGACGCGAAATTTGCAGATGTCTTATCCGTTGATGAAGTCGTTGAATATTTAAACCGCATAGATGACAGCGTTTACAACAGTCACAAGGCAAAACAAGTAACACAATTGACATAA